In the Aromatoleum bremense genome, one interval contains:
- a CDS encoding exonuclease domain-containing protein: MSLPDSLVLIDVETTGANPVSDRVTEIAVLRIERGEIVARWESLVNPERPIPSLIQRLVGITDEMVAAAPTFAELADSVRGHLDGAVFVAHNARFDYGFIRNEFSRLGQQFEASVLCTVKLSRALYPQHHRHGLDALIERHGFTCGARHRAMGDTDVLWQFARLVSGSFSADVLAHACERAMKLPARPPGLPEGALEGVPDAPGVYSFFGDSDRLLYVGRSASLRARVMEHFSAGGRDGREAGLARQVRRVEWEETAGEFAASLREADLLRARRPLHARPAVGGEEVFGLRLVPQRKRAPIFERVPLHATDPAAWEAVHGTFRTRKEADSLLRELAQLYQLCPRRLGLEGGSGACGAHEARRCAGVCAGKESIAAHDARLAGALESVALRAWPWAGAVVIEERCAHSGREAFHVVDHWCHLGSADSAEALAALLGNLPARRFDLDTYRMLVRWFAAEANLAAVRPIETLG, encoded by the coding sequence ATGTCGCTTCCTGATTCGCTGGTCCTGATCGACGTCGAGACGACGGGCGCGAACCCCGTGTCCGACCGCGTCACCGAGATTGCCGTGCTGCGCATCGAGCGCGGTGAAATCGTCGCGCGCTGGGAGAGCCTCGTCAACCCGGAGCGCCCCATCCCGTCGCTGATCCAGCGTCTGGTCGGCATCACCGACGAGATGGTCGCCGCGGCACCGACGTTCGCCGAACTCGCCGACAGCGTGCGCGGGCATCTCGACGGGGCGGTGTTCGTCGCCCACAACGCGCGCTTCGATTACGGCTTCATCCGCAACGAGTTCTCCCGCCTCGGCCAGCAGTTCGAGGCGTCGGTGCTGTGCACCGTCAAGCTTTCCCGCGCGCTGTACCCGCAACACCACCGTCACGGGCTGGACGCGCTGATCGAGCGCCACGGTTTCACGTGCGGCGCGCGCCATCGCGCGATGGGCGATACCGACGTGCTGTGGCAGTTTGCGCGCCTGGTCTCCGGATCCTTTTCCGCCGACGTGCTCGCGCACGCATGCGAGCGGGCGATGAAGCTGCCGGCCCGGCCGCCCGGACTGCCCGAAGGGGCGCTCGAGGGCGTGCCGGACGCGCCGGGCGTGTATTCGTTCTTCGGCGACAGCGACCGGCTGCTGTACGTCGGGCGCAGCGCGAGCCTGCGGGCGCGGGTCATGGAGCATTTTTCGGCCGGCGGCCGCGACGGCCGGGAGGCGGGATTGGCGCGCCAGGTGCGCCGCGTGGAATGGGAGGAGACTGCCGGCGAGTTTGCCGCGTCGCTGCGTGAAGCCGACCTGCTCAGGGCGCGTCGGCCGCTTCATGCACGGCCGGCGGTCGGCGGCGAAGAGGTGTTCGGCCTGCGCCTCGTGCCACAGCGCAAGCGCGCACCGATCTTCGAGCGCGTGCCGCTGCATGCGACCGATCCGGCGGCCTGGGAAGCGGTCCACGGCACTTTTCGTACCCGCAAGGAGGCCGACAGCCTGCTGCGTGAACTCGCCCAGCTCTACCAGCTATGTCCGCGCCGTCTCGGTCTCGAGGGCGGCAGCGGCGCCTGCGGCGCGCACGAGGCGCGGCGCTGCGCCGGTGTGTGCGCCGGCAAGGAGAGCATCGCCGCGCACGATGCGCGCCTCGCGGGCGCGCTGGAGTCGGTGGCGCTGCGCGCGTGGCCGTGGGCCGGCGCGGTCGTCATCGAGGAGCGCTGTGCGCATTCGGGGCGCGAGGCTTTCCATGTCGTCGACCACTGGTGTCATCTCGGCAGCGCGGACAGCGCTGAGGCGCTCGCGGCGCTGCTCGGCAACCTGCCGGCGCGCCGCTTCGACCTCGACACTTACCGCATGCTGGTGCGCTGGTTCGCTGCGGAGGCGAATCTGGCTGCCGTGCGACCGATCGAGACACTCGGCTGA
- a CDS encoding Crp/Fnr family transcriptional regulator, giving the protein MATAIQTPAFQSLSCLEPFSSLDPATLQRLSRGVRVCRASRGEMLMHRGARPAGMYAVIEGEVKLFLISSAGAEKIVRLAGRGDSFCEENILSDTPQTLAAQATRDSVVLHLQRPALQTAMAAHPSLTQALMARLSERMGELVEGMEQCIQRSSTQRVAHYLVQHADCSAPHAEVRLSCDKQTIASQLNLTPETFSRVLNRLTRDGIIVPRGRRSITLTDLRSLQSIAA; this is encoded by the coding sequence ATGGCGACCGCTATCCAGACCCCGGCGTTCCAGTCACTTTCCTGTCTTGAACCCTTCAGCAGCCTCGATCCGGCAACGCTACAGCGCCTCTCGCGAGGAGTGCGGGTCTGCCGTGCGTCGCGCGGCGAAATGCTGATGCACCGCGGCGCGCGTCCGGCCGGCATGTACGCGGTCATCGAGGGCGAAGTCAAATTATTCCTGATCTCCAGTGCGGGCGCCGAGAAGATCGTGCGCCTCGCGGGCCGGGGCGATTCGTTCTGCGAGGAGAACATCCTGTCCGACACGCCGCAGACGCTCGCGGCCCAGGCAACGCGCGACAGCGTGGTGCTGCATCTGCAGCGCCCCGCGCTGCAGACCGCGATGGCCGCGCACCCGTCGCTGACGCAGGCGCTGATGGCGCGGCTGTCGGAACGGATGGGCGAGCTCGTCGAAGGGATGGAGCAATGCATCCAGCGCAGCTCGACCCAGCGCGTCGCGCATTACCTCGTGCAGCATGCCGACTGCAGCGCACCGCATGCCGAAGTGCGCCTGTCGTGCGACAAGCAGACGATCGCCTCGCAACTCAACCTGACCCCGGAGACTTTCTCGCGCGTCCTCAACCGGCTCACCCGCGACGGCATCATCGTGCCGCGCGGCCGACGTTCAATCACGCTCACCGACCTGCGCAGCCTGCAATCGATCGCCGCCTGA
- a CDS encoding histidine kinase — protein sequence MGVNSAGNADVLVGVRVMGRVRASIAGRATQLLLVLAFVAVAFISLVGIGASAVIVETVQGSGSAVNAAGGLRRLAHRAASVALAAALDGRTGHAEVAAAIGAFEAGLGHATLEKVLEHEPGSVFASVYRSIHADWYVNLRPRLLGAPELASESPDVLFYEDLLADVDAFTAQIDALVAVLEQETETGIEQLRMTLAVALGMVMVVMVAALCVIRQRVFMPLTELRDCAARIASGDFRARSRYTGRDELGRVGSAFNAMADELSTVYCDLEQRVEQKTADLMRSNRALELLYHVIARLYHAPASPETYAETLKDLEQVLGLKGSFVCVQPKHGGVATVLSTTMGDCPARSRSEEECTHCPGRTMPWSYRREGDLDVFLVPLRDADHLYGMMRLALPPGERLRAWQHTLVEAVSRHMGIALGISHQSERERLLALQEERSIIARELHDSLAQSLSYMKIQASLLSSALQRPERRDDASDILADMKGGINAAYRQLRELLSTFRLQMEGDFARLLGSTVEEYAGRSGMPIDLEIRLGVCHLNPNQEIHVLHIIREALSNATRHARASSIRVGLFGHPDGVRVIIEDDGKGIRPAAATEPHHYGLAIMAERARGLGGVLEIVPPPDGGTRVSVRFDPAARHEASSPAPTAEAQ from the coding sequence ATGGGTGTGAACAGCGCCGGCAATGCGGATGTCCTTGTTGGCGTCAGGGTCATGGGCCGTGTGCGCGCCTCGATCGCGGGTCGCGCGACGCAACTGCTGCTGGTGCTGGCGTTCGTCGCCGTGGCGTTCATCAGCCTGGTCGGAATCGGCGCCTCGGCGGTCATCGTCGAAACCGTCCAGGGCAGCGGCAGCGCGGTCAACGCGGCGGGCGGACTGCGCCGTCTTGCTCATCGCGCAGCCAGCGTCGCGCTCGCAGCAGCCCTCGATGGCCGTACCGGACATGCCGAAGTCGCAGCGGCGATCGGTGCGTTCGAGGCCGGGCTGGGCCATGCGACGCTGGAGAAGGTGCTCGAACACGAACCGGGCAGCGTCTTCGCCTCGGTTTACCGCAGCATCCACGCGGACTGGTATGTGAACCTCAGGCCGCGCCTGCTCGGGGCGCCGGAGCTCGCGAGCGAAAGTCCCGACGTGTTGTTCTACGAGGACCTGCTCGCCGACGTCGACGCATTCACGGCGCAGATCGACGCGCTGGTGGCGGTGCTCGAGCAGGAAACCGAGACCGGCATCGAGCAGCTGCGCATGACGCTGGCGGTCGCGCTCGGGATGGTGATGGTCGTCATGGTCGCGGCGCTTTGCGTCATCCGCCAGCGCGTGTTCATGCCGCTGACCGAGCTGCGCGACTGCGCCGCACGCATCGCCAGCGGCGATTTCCGCGCCCGCAGCCGCTACACCGGGCGCGACGAACTCGGCCGCGTGGGTTCGGCGTTCAACGCGATGGCCGACGAGCTGTCGACCGTCTATTGCGACCTCGAGCAGCGGGTGGAGCAGAAGACCGCGGACCTGATGCGCAGCAACCGCGCGCTGGAGCTGCTGTACCACGTCATCGCGCGCCTCTATCACGCCCCGGCCTCGCCCGAGACGTATGCCGAGACGCTCAAGGATCTCGAACAGGTGCTCGGGCTCAAGGGCAGCTTCGTTTGCGTGCAGCCCAAGCACGGCGGCGTCGCAACGGTCCTTTCGACGACGATGGGCGACTGTCCGGCCCGCTCGCGCAGCGAGGAGGAGTGTACCCATTGCCCCGGGCGGACGATGCCGTGGAGCTATCGCCGTGAAGGCGACCTCGATGTGTTCCTGGTGCCACTGCGCGATGCCGACCACCTCTACGGCATGATGCGGCTCGCGCTGCCGCCGGGCGAGCGGCTGCGCGCGTGGCAGCACACGCTGGTCGAAGCGGTATCCCGCCACATGGGGATCGCGCTGGGCATTTCGCACCAGAGCGAGCGCGAGCGGCTCCTCGCGCTGCAGGAGGAGCGTTCGATCATCGCGCGCGAACTGCACGACTCGCTGGCGCAGTCGCTGTCGTACATGAAGATCCAGGCGAGCCTGCTATCGTCGGCGCTGCAGCGGCCCGAGCGTCGCGACGACGCGTCCGACATCCTTGCCGACATGAAGGGCGGCATCAACGCCGCGTACCGGCAGCTGCGCGAGCTGCTGTCGACCTTCCGCCTGCAGATGGAGGGGGATTTCGCCCGCCTGCTCGGCAGCACCGTCGAGGAGTACGCCGGCCGCAGCGGGATGCCGATCGACCTGGAGATCCGCCTCGGCGTGTGCCATCTGAACCCGAACCAGGAAATCCACGTGCTGCACATCATTCGCGAGGCGCTGTCGAACGCGACGCGCCATGCCCGCGCGAGCTCGATCCGCGTCGGGCTGTTCGGCCATCCGGACGGCGTCCGGGTGATCATCGAGGACGACGGCAAGGGCATTCGGCCGGCCGCTGCCACCGAACCGCACCATTACGGCCTGGCGATCATGGCCGAGCGGGCGCGGGGACTGGGCGGGGTGCTCGAGATCGTGCCCCCTCCCGACGGCGGCACGCGCGTCAGTGTCCGCTTCGACCCGGCCGCCCGGCACGAGGCTTCGTCACCCGCACCCACTGCCGAGGCGCAATGA
- the narL gene encoding two-component system response regulator NarL: MNDRNDTPQSVVIIDDHPLFRKGLIQLLRTVPGFLLVAEAADGKEGIAHILHLRPDLLLLDLNMRDMSGLEVLKFVRQADLDTRVVMVTVSDAAEDLVAALRAGADGYLLKDMEPEQMVEALQAAAAGRIVVSEALTHLMAAALRREKRPDSVTDAGLTEQEQRILERIAAGLSNKLIARELGIAEGTVKVHVKHVLRKLNFRSRVEAAVWAVANHRGER, translated from the coding sequence ATGAACGACAGGAACGACACTCCCCAATCGGTCGTCATCATCGATGACCACCCGCTGTTCCGCAAAGGACTGATCCAGCTGCTGCGCACCGTGCCCGGCTTCCTCCTGGTCGCCGAAGCGGCTGATGGCAAGGAGGGCATCGCGCACATCCTGCATCTGCGCCCCGACCTGCTGCTGCTCGACCTGAACATGAGGGACATGTCCGGGCTCGAGGTGCTGAAGTTCGTGCGCCAGGCCGATCTGGACACGCGCGTCGTGATGGTCACCGTCTCGGATGCCGCCGAGGACCTCGTCGCGGCGCTGCGCGCGGGCGCCGACGGGTATCTGCTCAAGGACATGGAGCCGGAGCAGATGGTCGAGGCGCTGCAGGCCGCGGCAGCGGGACGCATCGTCGTGTCCGAGGCGCTGACCCACCTGATGGCGGCAGCGCTGCGCCGGGAAAAGCGTCCCGACAGCGTCACCGATGCGGGCCTCACCGAGCAGGAGCAGCGCATCCTCGAGCGCATCGCGGCCGGCCTGTCGAACAAGCTGATCGCCCGCGAGCTGGGCATCGCCGAAGGCACCGTCAAGGTGCACGTCAAGCACGTGCTGCGCAAGCTCAACTTCCGCTCGCGCGTCGAGGCGGCCGTATGGGCGGTTGCGAACCACCGCGGCGAGCGCTGA
- a CDS encoding tetratricopeptide repeat protein has translation MAFGEYQASRIANTSALLTTIGVPFCAPQRSGPQYKTFFRLAMAQAEGGRKPARTEVGPFSRAIPEAESIAHADANPLLMNNLGTLHYPITTSIPTAQQFFDQGLRLAYAFNHGEALRAFRKARTLDPECAMCYWGEALVLGPNINAPMDPAAVAPAFDAVNKAQGLSARASAKERALIEALTARYARDPQADRAALDAAYADAMQRVAERYSDDDQITLTYAESLMDRQPWDYWEAGGFRPKGRAAEIVGLLEKVLRKTPDHPGAIHYYIHLTESSSDPARAVPYAQRLGRLMPGAGHVVHMPFHTFFRVGMYKEAIEANRQAVRADETYIARSAPVGIYPQAYYPHNVHSLMVSAQMAGDGATAIESATKLVRIVSDAAAKNIPWVQPIMAAPYFAHAQFSDAKTILGLPDPGADFPYVQAMWHYARGVGLAGAGDVSAAQAEVDAIVGLGQQNDFADLVTGGVPAKDVLRLAEQVLRARIAQANRDPVRAVRHFEAAVALEDGLAYTEPPYWYYPTRQSLGAALLLAGDLDNAENVLRSSLARAPNNGWALFGLMRLYEQRSDAPGARAVRDLLDKAWIGDTRTLELSRL, from the coding sequence ATGGCGTTCGGCGAGTACCAGGCTTCGCGGATAGCCAATACTTCCGCGCTGCTGACGACGATCGGCGTGCCGTTTTGTGCGCCGCAACGCAGCGGACCCCAATACAAGACCTTCTTCCGGCTCGCCATGGCGCAAGCGGAAGGCGGCCGTAAGCCGGCGCGAACCGAAGTCGGTCCGTTCAGCAGAGCGATCCCGGAGGCGGAGTCGATCGCCCACGCTGATGCCAACCCGCTGCTCATGAACAACCTGGGTACCTTGCACTACCCGATCACGACTTCCATACCAACCGCGCAGCAGTTCTTTGACCAGGGCTTGCGTCTTGCCTACGCCTTCAACCATGGCGAGGCGCTGCGCGCATTTCGCAAGGCGCGCACGCTCGATCCTGAGTGCGCGATGTGTTACTGGGGTGAAGCGCTCGTGCTGGGGCCCAACATCAACGCTCCGATGGACCCCGCTGCTGTCGCGCCTGCCTTCGATGCGGTGAACAAGGCGCAAGGGCTCTCGGCCAGGGCGAGCGCGAAGGAACGCGCCTTGATCGAAGCGCTGACGGCGCGCTACGCGCGGGATCCGCAGGCAGACCGCGCGGCGCTCGACGCAGCCTATGCCGACGCGATGCAGCGGGTTGCGGAGCGCTATTCCGACGACGACCAGATCACGCTGACCTACGCCGAATCCCTGATGGATCGGCAGCCTTGGGACTACTGGGAAGCCGGCGGCTTTCGACCCAAGGGGCGCGCGGCCGAGATCGTCGGCCTGCTGGAGAAAGTGCTGCGCAAGACGCCGGATCATCCGGGCGCGATTCACTACTACATCCATCTCACCGAGAGCTCCAGCGATCCTGCCCGCGCCGTGCCCTACGCGCAACGTCTGGGCCGGCTGATGCCGGGCGCCGGGCATGTCGTGCATATGCCGTTCCACACTTTCTTCCGTGTCGGCATGTACAAGGAGGCGATCGAGGCGAACCGGCAGGCCGTGCGTGCGGACGAGACCTACATCGCCCGTTCGGCGCCGGTCGGCATCTATCCGCAGGCCTACTATCCGCACAACGTTCACTCGCTGATGGTGTCCGCACAGATGGCCGGCGATGGCGCCACCGCCATCGAGTCCGCCACCAAGCTGGTCCGAATCGTCTCCGATGCGGCGGCCAAGAACATCCCCTGGGTGCAGCCGATCATGGCCGCGCCCTATTTCGCCCACGCGCAGTTCAGTGACGCGAAGACCATTCTCGGCCTGCCCGATCCGGGTGCGGACTTCCCCTATGTGCAGGCGATGTGGCACTACGCACGCGGTGTGGGCCTGGCCGGCGCCGGTGATGTGAGCGCGGCGCAGGCCGAAGTCGATGCGATCGTCGGCCTCGGGCAGCAAAACGACTTTGCCGACCTGGTCACCGGCGGCGTGCCGGCGAAGGACGTGCTGCGCCTCGCTGAACAGGTGCTGCGTGCGCGCATCGCCCAGGCGAACCGGGACCCGGTGCGCGCCGTTCGCCATTTCGAAGCGGCGGTCGCGCTGGAAGATGGGCTGGCCTACACCGAGCCGCCCTATTGGTACTATCCGACGCGCCAGTCCCTCGGGGCGGCACTGCTGCTCGCCGGCGACCTGGACAATGCGGAGAACGTGCTGCGCTCGAGCCTGGCACGCGCGCCCAACAATGGCTGGGCGCTGTTCGGCTTGATGCGGCTTTACGAGCAGCGCAGCGATGCGCCGGGTGCCCGGGCCGTCAGAGATTTGCTGGACAAGGCGTGGATCGGCGACACCCGTACCCTGGAACTTTCACGCCTGTGA
- the ccmA gene encoding cytochrome c biogenesis heme-transporting ATPase CcmA, translated as MLYAADLACLKGDRLLFRGLSLQVAPGAMLRVAGPNGFGKTSLLRILCGLAHPEAGEIRWNGRPIASDRESFHRTLLYLGHAPALNDLLTPLENLRFTCAAAGDEVDEDACVDALVRIGLADQLDLPARVLSQGQRRRVGLARLFLGIGRSLWVLDEPFTALDAAAVADLATTLSDHCAAGGLVILTTHQDAPFAAPPTVLDLSKVAA; from the coding sequence ATGCTTTATGCCGCCGATCTCGCCTGTCTGAAGGGTGACCGCCTGTTGTTCCGTGGCCTCTCCCTGCAGGTGGCGCCCGGTGCCATGCTGAGAGTGGCTGGTCCGAACGGCTTCGGCAAAACCAGTCTGCTGCGCATCCTGTGCGGGCTCGCGCATCCCGAAGCGGGCGAGATTCGCTGGAACGGCCGGCCGATCGCCAGCGACCGCGAATCCTTCCATCGCACGCTGCTTTATCTCGGCCATGCGCCGGCCCTGAACGACCTGCTCACGCCGCTCGAAAACCTGCGCTTCACGTGTGCCGCGGCGGGCGACGAGGTCGACGAGGATGCTTGCGTCGACGCGCTCGTGCGCATCGGCCTCGCCGACCAGCTCGATCTGCCGGCGCGCGTGCTGTCGCAGGGCCAGCGCCGGCGCGTCGGGCTGGCGAGGCTTTTTCTCGGCATCGGCCGCAGCCTGTGGGTGCTCGACGAACCATTCACCGCGCTCGACGCCGCAGCGGTCGCCGATCTCGCCACCACGCTGTCGGATCACTGCGCCGCGGGCGGTCTCGTGATCCTGACGACGCATCAGGACGCCCCTTTTGCCGCACCGCCGACGGTGCTCGATCTTTCCAAGGTGGCCGCTTGA
- the ccmB gene encoding heme exporter protein CcmB gives MSRTLGPFAAVLRRDLLLAWRGRADVLVTLAFFVVVVCLFPFGIGAETNQLRSIAPGVLWVAALLATLLSLHRLFAQDHADGTLEQLLLSPEPTVLWVVAKVVAHWIATGLPLVLVAPALALLFDVEQGALGVLVLSLALGTPILALLGAVGAALTLGLRGGGMLLALLVLPLFVPVLIFGAGAVDSHLSGTGADAHILLLGGGLLGALALAPVACAAALRIAVE, from the coding sequence TTGAGCCGTACGCTGGGTCCGTTTGCTGCAGTGCTGCGTCGCGATCTGCTGCTCGCATGGCGAGGCCGGGCCGACGTGCTGGTCACGCTCGCGTTCTTCGTCGTCGTGGTGTGCCTGTTTCCGTTCGGCATCGGCGCCGAAACCAACCAGCTGCGTTCGATCGCGCCCGGCGTGCTGTGGGTCGCGGCGCTGCTCGCGACGCTGCTGTCGCTGCACCGCCTGTTCGCGCAGGATCACGCCGACGGCACGCTCGAGCAGCTGCTGCTGTCGCCGGAGCCGACGGTGCTGTGGGTCGTCGCCAAGGTCGTCGCGCACTGGATCGCCACCGGCCTGCCGCTCGTGCTCGTCGCGCCCGCGCTGGCGCTGCTATTTGACGTGGAGCAAGGAGCGCTCGGGGTCCTCGTCCTATCGTTGGCGCTCGGCACCCCGATCCTGGCCCTGCTCGGCGCGGTCGGCGCGGCCTTGACGCTGGGGCTGCGCGGCGGCGGCATGCTGCTCGCGCTGCTGGTCCTGCCGCTGTTCGTTCCGGTGCTCATTTTCGGCGCCGGCGCGGTGGATTCCCACCTTTCCGGCACCGGGGCGGACGCCCATATCCTGCTGCTCGGTGGCGGGCTGCTCGGGGCGCTGGCGCTGGCGCCCGTCGCATGCGCGGCGGCGCTCAGAATCGCAGTCGAATGA
- the ccmC gene encoding heme ABC transporter permease CcmC → MKRPERGKSLFRFAAPQLFYPLAGALAPWFAGAAAVLTIIGLWLAFFVAPTDAQQGEVYRVIFIHVPAAWMSMFVYLIMAFWSAVGLVMNTRLSFMMARALAPTGAMFCVVALVTGALWGKPTWGAYWVWDARLTSQLLLLFLYFGFMALTEAIEDPRRADKAGAIIALVGAVNVPIIYFSVKWWNTLHQGASVSLTKAPSMAATMLAGMLVMALASWAYTIAVTLWRVRPLILERERHAEWVAAELDALEGRI, encoded by the coding sequence ATGAAAAGACCTGAACGCGGCAAGAGCCTGTTTCGCTTCGCGGCACCCCAGCTGTTCTACCCGCTCGCGGGCGCCCTGGCGCCGTGGTTCGCCGGCGCCGCCGCGGTGCTCACGATCATCGGGCTGTGGCTCGCGTTCTTCGTTGCCCCGACCGATGCGCAGCAGGGCGAGGTGTATCGCGTGATCTTCATCCATGTACCGGCGGCGTGGATGTCGATGTTCGTGTATCTGATCATGGCGTTCTGGTCGGCGGTCGGACTGGTCATGAACACCCGCCTGTCGTTCATGATGGCCCGCGCGCTGGCGCCGACCGGGGCGATGTTCTGTGTCGTCGCGCTGGTGACCGGCGCGCTGTGGGGCAAGCCGACGTGGGGGGCGTACTGGGTGTGGGATGCGCGCCTGACGTCGCAGCTGCTGCTGCTGTTCCTGTACTTCGGCTTCATGGCGCTGACCGAAGCGATCGAGGATCCACGCCGTGCCGACAAGGCGGGCGCGATCATCGCCCTCGTCGGCGCCGTCAATGTGCCGATCATCTATTTCTCCGTGAAGTGGTGGAACACGCTGCACCAGGGGGCGTCGGTGAGCCTGACGAAAGCACCTTCGATGGCCGCGACGATGCTCGCGGGCATGCTCGTGATGGCGCTGGCGTCATGGGCCTACACGATCGCCGTGACCTTGTGGCGGGTGCGCCCGCTGATTCTCGAGCGTGAACGTCACGCCGAATGGGTCGCGGCCGAACTCGACGCGCTGGAGGGCAGGATCTGA
- the ccmD gene encoding heme exporter protein CcmD codes for MQWESWSAFWQMGGAAPFVWGSYGITALLVAGELIMVMRRRKDALRRLLRLRRARAGGSGGQRAFEEIVE; via the coding sequence ATGCAGTGGGAGTCATGGAGCGCGTTCTGGCAGATGGGCGGTGCGGCGCCGTTCGTGTGGGGCAGCTACGGCATCACGGCGCTGCTGGTGGCAGGGGAACTGATCATGGTCATGCGCCGTCGTAAGGACGCCCTGCGGCGTCTGCTCAGGCTGCGTCGCGCGAGGGCGGGCGGCAGCGGCGGGCAGCGTGCTTTTGAGGAGATCGTTGAATGA
- the ccmE gene encoding cytochrome c maturation protein CcmE, with the protein MKPRSKRLLLVAGAVALLVGAVALVLNAFQQNLVFFHTPTEVAEGKAPVGRAFRIGGMVETGSIRRAADGVTVQFAITDTAKVIPVSYKGSLPDLFSEGKGAVVQGTLGPDGQFQASEVLAKHDENYMPPEAQHAVDQAKKAAQTVAQ; encoded by the coding sequence ATGAAACCCCGTAGCAAACGTCTGCTGCTCGTGGCCGGCGCCGTCGCGTTGCTGGTCGGTGCGGTGGCGCTGGTGCTGAACGCGTTCCAGCAGAACCTGGTGTTCTTCCATACGCCCACCGAGGTCGCGGAAGGCAAGGCGCCCGTCGGCCGGGCGTTTCGCATCGGCGGCATGGTCGAAACCGGCTCGATCCGCCGTGCAGCCGATGGCGTGACCGTGCAGTTTGCGATCACCGACACGGCGAAAGTGATTCCGGTCTCCTACAAAGGCTCCCTGCCCGACCTCTTCAGCGAAGGGAAGGGCGCGGTGGTGCAGGGCACGCTCGGCCCCGACGGCCAGTTCCAGGCGTCCGAAGTGCTCGCCAAGCACGACGAAAATTACATGCCGCCGGAGGCGCAGCACGCCGTCGATCAGGCCAAGAAAGCGGCACAGACGGTGGCCCAATGA